The following are encoded together in the Mammaliicoccus vitulinus genome:
- a CDS encoding 2,3-butanediol dehydrogenase, producing MRAAVWYGKKDVRVEERKSKDLKDNEVKVKVTWAGICGTDLHEYLEGPIFISTDKPDPFLGQKAPVTLGHEFAGIVDDIGSKVTKFNKGDRVVINPTVSNREKEENIDLYDGYSFIGLGSDGGFAEFTNVPEENVYELPDNVSDKEGALVEPTAVAVQAIKEGEVLFGDTVAIFGAGPIGLLTIIAAKAAGASKIFVFDLSEERLNKAKAVGATHTINSGESDPSDIISKYTDNGVDVSFEIAGVAQTLKSAIDVTKARGIVVIVSIFGHPIEWNPMQLTNTGVKLTSTIAYTPTTFQQTIDLINEGNLKVKDVITDEIELSDIVESGFEQLVNDKSQSKILVKL from the coding sequence ATGAGAGCAGCAGTTTGGTATGGTAAGAAAGATGTACGAGTTGAAGAGCGAAAATCTAAAGATTTAAAAGACAATGAAGTCAAAGTTAAAGTGACTTGGGCTGGAATTTGTGGTACAGATTTACATGAATACTTAGAAGGTCCTATATTTATTTCAACAGATAAGCCAGACCCATTTCTTGGTCAAAAAGCTCCTGTTACATTAGGACACGAATTTGCAGGCATAGTAGATGATATTGGTTCTAAAGTTACGAAATTTAATAAAGGCGATCGTGTTGTCATTAACCCTACAGTTTCAAATCGTGAAAAAGAAGAAAATATTGATCTTTATGATGGTTATTCATTTATAGGCTTAGGTTCTGATGGGGGATTTGCAGAATTCACAAATGTCCCAGAAGAGAATGTTTATGAATTACCTGATAATGTTTCAGATAAAGAAGGGGCTCTCGTAGAACCAACAGCTGTTGCAGTTCAAGCAATTAAAGAAGGGGAAGTTCTATTTGGCGATACTGTTGCTATTTTTGGTGCAGGACCAATTGGTTTATTAACAATAATAGCAGCCAAAGCAGCTGGTGCTAGCAAAATATTTGTTTTCGATTTATCAGAAGAACGACTTAATAAAGCTAAAGCAGTAGGCGCCACTCATACTATAAATTCTGGTGAATCAGATCCAAGTGATATTATTAGTAAATACACTGATAACGGCGTTGATGTATCATTTGAGATAGCTGGTGTAGCCCAAACACTTAAATCAGCAATAGATGTTACTAAAGCAAGAGGTATTGTTGTTATAGTTTCTATATTCGGCCATCCTATTGAATGGAACCCAATGCAATTAACGAATACAGGTGTAAAACTTACTTCAACAATTGCTTATACACCAACTACATTTCAACAAACGATAGATTTGATTAATGAAGGTAATTTAAAAGTAAAAGATGTCATCACTGATGAAATTGAGTTAAGTGATATTGTAGAATCAGGGTTTGAACAACTTGTAAATGATAAATCACAATCCAAAATTCTTGTTAAATTATAA
- a CDS encoding type 1 glutamine amidotransferase domain-containing protein, producing MAKKIAVVLDNYFEDVEYTSPVEALKNEGHDITVIGKETGTVKGKSEDTEVTVDRAINDIKPEDFDALLIPGGFSPDMLRGDEEGRFGEFTKHFVQNEKPVFAICHGPQLLIDTDLLKGKKLTSFLSVRKDLENAGATVVDESVVVSDNIVTSRTPDDLEDFNRESVNLLK from the coding sequence ATGGCAAAAAAAATTGCTGTTGTACTAGATAATTATTTTGAAGACGTTGAATATACAAGTCCAGTTGAGGCTTTAAAAAACGAAGGACATGACATTACTGTAATAGGAAAAGAAACAGGTACAGTAAAAGGTAAGTCTGAAGATACTGAAGTAACAGTAGATAGAGCGATTAACGATATAAAACCTGAAGATTTTGACGCATTACTTATCCCAGGGGGATTCTCACCAGATATGTTACGTGGAGATGAAGAAGGTCGTTTTGGAGAATTTACAAAACATTTCGTTCAAAATGAAAAGCCTGTATTTGCGATTTGTCATGGACCACAGCTATTAATCGATACAGACTTATTAAAAGGTAAAAAATTAACAAGTTTCTTATCAGTTCGTAAAGATTTAGAAAACGCTGGTGCAACAGTAGTAGATGAATCAGTTGTAGTTTCTGATAATATCGTCACTTCACGTACGCCTGATGATTTAGAAGACTTTAACCGTGAATCTGTAAATTTATTAAAATAA
- the chrA gene encoding chromate efflux transporter, with amino-acid sequence MNKYTNIFLVALKLGLLSFGGPTAHLGYFYDEYVKKRKWLDEKEYSDLVALCQFLPGPASSQVGIGIGTMRGGIIGGIISFIGFTLPSVIMLMIFSMLFTNSDANFTWIQGLKLVAVAIVAQAIIGMGKKLTNTKTTITLALFVLILALVINNLYIQVIALLITGLYGLIFLRKDTTSRNKIKNKTFILPKKLGLVSLSLFFLLLTILPIASSITNNLWLKMFDSFYRSGSLVFGGGHVVLPLLKNEFVPSGLISPDNFLTGYAVAQAVPGPLFTFASYIGMSIEGISGGILATIAIFLPAFLLLFGILPFWDNIKSNIYAEGFLKGISSSVVGILIAAFYNPIWTSTIKSELDFALVSLLFVLLMYFKFPSWSIVLIGIILGILFY; translated from the coding sequence ATGAATAAATATACAAACATTTTTTTGGTAGCATTAAAACTTGGTTTATTATCATTCGGTGGACCTACTGCCCATTTAGGTTATTTTTATGATGAGTATGTGAAGAAAAGAAAGTGGCTTGATGAAAAAGAGTACTCTGATTTGGTAGCACTATGCCAGTTTTTACCTGGTCCTGCAAGTAGCCAAGTAGGCATTGGTATTGGAACTATGAGAGGAGGAATCATAGGAGGTATTATCTCATTTATAGGATTTACTCTTCCTTCTGTAATTATGCTAATGATATTTTCAATGCTATTTACAAATAGTGATGCGAATTTCACTTGGATACAAGGCTTAAAACTAGTAGCTGTTGCCATTGTAGCTCAAGCCATTATTGGTATGGGGAAAAAATTAACAAATACTAAAACCACTATTACATTGGCATTATTTGTACTTATATTAGCATTAGTAATAAATAATCTTTATATACAAGTTATTGCACTATTAATAACTGGTTTATATGGTCTTATCTTTCTAAGAAAAGATACAACATCTAGAAATAAAATAAAAAACAAAACGTTTATCTTACCTAAAAAATTAGGTTTAGTTTCTTTATCATTATTCTTTTTACTCTTAACTATATTACCTATAGCTAGTTCTATAACCAATAATCTATGGTTAAAAATGTTTGATAGTTTTTATAGATCGGGTTCTTTAGTTTTTGGGGGAGGACATGTTGTCTTACCTTTATTGAAAAATGAGTTTGTACCATCAGGTTTAATATCACCCGATAACTTCCTAACAGGTTATGCTGTTGCTCAAGCTGTACCCGGTCCATTATTTACGTTTGCTTCATATATTGGTATGTCTATAGAAGGAATTTCAGGGGGGATTTTGGCTACTATTGCTATTTTTCTACCTGCGTTTCTTTTGCTATTTGGAATTTTGCCATTCTGGGATAATATTAAGTCTAATATATATGCTGAAGGCTTTTTAAAAGGTATAAGTTCCAGCGTAGTCGGCATTCTTATTGCTGCTTTTTATAATCCTATTTGGACGTCAACGATTAAATCAGAATTAGATTTCGCTTTAGTTAGCCTATTGTTCGTATTATTAATGTATTTTAAATTTCCTTCTTGGTCTATTGTTTTAATAGGTATTATTTTAGGTATTCTATTTTATTAA
- a CDS encoding PLP-dependent aminotransferase family protein — protein MLQLTPNFDVEGKDPIYIQLYSYIKQEIKKKRLLPEMKLPSKRKLSQHLCVSQNTVESAYGQLVAEGYLKSLPRKGYYVCDIEEEGFKINYQNPQYVEEKLNKNHGYTYDFAYTGVDPESFPFNLYRKLVNETLQSDNKQILQLGHPQGELYLRKAIADYIYEARGVKCYPSQIVIGSGTQTLMKILFLLLPKSKFAVEDPGYHRKMILFEKEANQVEFIPIDSEGMLVSHLSKSDANVAIVTPSHQFPSGMIMPISKRLQILKWSKEQKDRYIIEDDYDSEFRYSGKPVPALQGLDTGENVIYMGTFSKLLLPSLRVSYMVLPISLIKIYQEDFFFYAQTVSRIDQNILKEFLNRGHWEKHIQKMKVVYRKKRDVLITAISKYFPKSVEVIGEDAGLHLTLRLNNGMTEKEAINQAAKFGVKVNSISEYGENDGQTVLLGFAILSIEEIKAAVKLLAKAWFEKKTSNHY, from the coding sequence ATGTTACAGTTAACACCGAATTTTGACGTTGAAGGCAAAGATCCGATATATATCCAGTTATATTCGTATATTAAACAAGAGATAAAGAAAAAAAGATTATTACCTGAAATGAAATTGCCTTCAAAACGAAAACTTTCTCAGCATCTTTGCGTTAGTCAAAATACTGTTGAATCTGCCTATGGGCAGTTAGTTGCTGAAGGATACTTAAAATCACTTCCTAGAAAAGGATATTATGTTTGCGATATTGAAGAAGAGGGTTTTAAAATAAATTATCAAAATCCCCAGTATGTGGAAGAAAAATTAAATAAAAACCATGGTTATACCTATGATTTTGCATACACTGGTGTTGATCCAGAATCTTTTCCTTTTAACCTTTATAGAAAGTTGGTAAATGAAACACTTCAAAGTGATAACAAACAAATATTACAGTTAGGCCATCCTCAAGGAGAGCTATATTTACGAAAAGCCATTGCGGATTATATTTACGAAGCAAGAGGAGTAAAATGTTATCCAAGTCAAATTGTTATCGGGTCTGGAACACAAACTTTAATGAAGATACTGTTTCTGTTATTACCAAAGAGCAAATTTGCTGTTGAAGATCCTGGCTATCATAGGAAAATGATATTGTTTGAAAAAGAAGCAAATCAAGTAGAATTTATCCCAATCGATTCAGAAGGTATGCTTGTTTCCCATTTAAGTAAATCTGATGCAAATGTAGCTATTGTTACGCCATCCCATCAGTTTCCTAGTGGTATGATTATGCCAATTTCAAAACGTCTACAAATATTGAAATGGTCGAAAGAGCAAAAAGACCGTTATATTATTGAAGATGATTATGATAGTGAATTTCGATATAGTGGTAAACCAGTACCCGCGCTTCAAGGGTTAGATACTGGAGAAAATGTGATTTACATGGGGACGTTCTCCAAATTACTATTACCTTCTCTGCGTGTTAGTTATATGGTTTTACCAATTTCTCTAATCAAGATCTACCAAGAAGACTTTTTCTTTTATGCTCAAACAGTCTCTCGCATAGATCAAAATATCTTAAAAGAATTTTTAAATAGAGGACATTGGGAAAAACATATTCAAAAAATGAAAGTAGTTTATCGAAAAAAAAGAGATGTATTAATTACAGCTATTTCAAAATATTTCCCAAAAAGTGTTGAAGTTATAGGCGAAGACGCTGGTTTGCATTTAACCTTGCGTTTAAATAATGGTATGACAGAAAAAGAGGCTATTAATCAAGCAGCAAAATTTGGTGTAAAAGTAAATTCTATTTCTGAATACGGGGAAAATGATGGTCAAACTGTTCTTCTTGGTTTTGCCATACTATCCATAGAAGAAATAAAAGCAGCAGTTAAACTGCTTGCAAAAGCATGGTTTGAAAAAAAAACAAGTAATCATTATTAA